In Clostridium sp., one DNA window encodes the following:
- a CDS encoding major tail protein: MSEIVNSAPIGVENLVYAVLTDEIASIYGTPALISPAINVKISPKSNSDTLYADNKAVETATSLGEIDVEIETQDLPLEVQAALLGHTIDSTTKVMCSDVQDSAPYVAVGFKIKKANAKYRYVWLLKGKFSEPEEEHSSQEDKTKFQTPKIKGTFVTRTDGKWKYTADEDSGFTGGAAWFGSVYKQVTIPAAPTNPVQDDIANTFGWTNVSGYDNTSDYEYSTDGGATWSAVTENPQNVGNSAYDLGKIQVRVKADAEAGRSAGLVLSSTLAYTAG, encoded by the coding sequence ATGTCAGAAATAGTAAACAGTGCTCCTATAGGAGTAGAAAATTTAGTCTATGCAGTTTTAACAGATGAAATTGCTTCAATTTATGGTACGCCGGCTTTAATTTCACCAGCAATAAATGTAAAAATAAGTCCAAAGAGCAATTCGGATACGCTGTATGCTGATAATAAAGCTGTAGAAACAGCTACATCATTAGGTGAGATAGATGTAGAAATTGAAACACAGGATTTACCACTTGAAGTACAGGCGGCACTTCTTGGACATACGATTGATTCAACAACTAAAGTTATGTGTTCTGATGTTCAAGATTCAGCACCATATGTTGCTGTAGGCTTTAAAATTAAAAAAGCTAATGCCAAGTATAGATATGTATGGCTTCTTAAAGGCAAATTTAGTGAACCGGAAGAAGAACATTCATCACAGGAAGACAAAACAAAATTTCAGACACCTAAAATTAAAGGTACATTTGTTACAAGAACTGATGGCAAGTGGAAATATACAGCTGATGAAGATAGTGGATTTACAGGTGGAGCCGCATGGTTTGGCAGTGTATATAAACAAGTAACGATACCAGCGGCACCGACTAATCCAGTACAGGATGATATAGCCAATACTTTTGGATGGACTAATGTTAGCGGATATGATAATACATCAGATTATGAGTACAGTACAGATGGAGGAGCAACATGGTCAGCAGTAACAGAAAATCCACAAAATGTTGGAAATAGTGCTTATGATTTAGGAAAAATACAAGTAAGGGTAAAGGCAGATGCGGAAGCTGGCAGATCAGCGGGATTAGTATTAAGTTCAACTTTAGCATATACTGCAGGTTAA
- a CDS encoding HK97-gp10 family putative phage morphogenesis protein, with protein MGNIELIGVDEILNKLQQIGSNVGRLENKALKNAAEPVLEDAKTNVPVRTGKLKKGLKITNVKKKEGVKYILVGVDKGDNSEIFYGKFIEFGTSKRAAHPFLQPAYEKNKDDIKRIIAETLKEGLK; from the coding sequence GTGGGTAATATAGAACTTATTGGTGTTGATGAAATATTAAACAAACTTCAGCAGATAGGTTCAAATGTAGGAAGGCTTGAAAATAAAGCATTAAAAAATGCGGCAGAACCTGTACTTGAAGATGCAAAGACAAATGTTCCTGTAAGAACCGGAAAACTTAAAAAAGGTCTTAAGATAACTAATGTTAAAAAGAAGGAAGGGGTAAAGTACATCCTTGTAGGTGTGGATAAAGGAGACAATTCAGAAATATTTTATGGAAAATTTATTGAATTTGGAACCAGTAAAAGAGCTGCACATCCTTTCCTGCAGCCTGCTTATGAAAAAAATAAAGATGATATAAAAAGAATTATAGCTGAGACTCTAAAGGAAGGATTAAAGTGA
- a CDS encoding phage head closure protein, with protein sequence MRTEKLKHKIIFQKLTATTNENGFEVEIWEDYSTVWASISNLMGREYFAAAAVQAEKTVKFTIRYLHGITDDMRILFEDKQYNITFIDNIKYRNKYIEIKALEVENSG encoded by the coding sequence ATGAGAACTGAGAAATTGAAACATAAAATAATCTTTCAAAAACTTACAGCAACTACAAATGAAAATGGATTTGAAGTTGAAATATGGGAGGATTACTCAACTGTTTGGGCATCAATATCAAATTTGATGGGAAGAGAATATTTTGCAGCTGCAGCAGTGCAGGCAGAGAAAACTGTTAAATTCACTATAAGATATTTACATGGCATAACAGATGATATGAGAATACTGTTTGAAGACAAGCAGTACAATATAACTTTCATAGATAATATTAAATATAGAAACAAATATATAGAAATAAAAGCTTTGGAGGTTGAGAATAGTGGGTAA
- a CDS encoding head-tail connector protein encodes MALKIITPPAAEPITLEEAKQHLRVTGSDDDIILLSMIKQAREFCEDFQNRKYITQTLEMVRDYFPEDNCISFKNCSPVQSVESVKYYDAGGQEYIFDSSNYIVDTDSFVNRIVLGYCKLWPTIALQTANAVRIRFTAGFGDKGADIPETVKWAMILHMRLLYDDYKPDERTKIEEARNSLLSMNRVIPV; translated from the coding sequence ATGGCATTAAAAATTATAACACCACCAGCAGCTGAACCCATAACTTTGGAGGAAGCAAAACAGCATTTAAGAGTAACCGGAAGTGATGATGATATTATTTTACTCAGCATGATCAAGCAGGCTAGAGAATTTTGTGAGGACTTTCAAAACAGAAAGTATATTACTCAAACTTTAGAAATGGTGCGGGATTATTTCCCGGAGGATAATTGTATTTCATTTAAAAACTGTTCACCAGTTCAAAGTGTAGAAAGTGTAAAGTACTATGATGCAGGTGGACAGGAGTATATATTTGATTCAAGTAATTATATTGTTGATACAGATAGTTTTGTTAATAGAATTGTACTTGGATACTGTAAATTATGGCCAACAATAGCATTACAAACTGCTAATGCTGTAAGAATTAGATTTACAGCTGGTTTTGGAGATAAAGGAGCAGATATTCCAGAAACAGTTAAATGGGCAATGATTCTTCATATGAGGCTTCTCTATGATGATTATAAGCCTGATGAAAGAACTAAAATTGAAGAAGCAAGAAACTCATTATTGAGTATGAATAGAGTGATACCAGTATGA
- a CDS encoding zeta toxin family protein gives MATYTIFAGVNGAGKTSIYKSIYYERNKNEKRINTDEMVARIGSWKDSNLQIKCAREAVKLINYYIKNNISFNQETTLSGKSIVRNIRKAKEKGFYVVMNFIGVDSPEVAKERVRIRVLEGGHGISEETVERRYYESLENLKILMLVCDETNIYDNTKQIEEIAYLINGAIKWKSKNMPKWSRKILK, from the coding sequence ATGGCTACGTATACCATATTTGCTGGTGTTAATGGTGCTGGAAAGACATCAATATATAAATCCATTTATTATGAAAGAAATAAAAATGAAAAAAGGATAAATACAGATGAGATGGTAGCAAGAATAGGTTCATGGAAAGATAGCAATCTTCAAATTAAGTGTGCAAGAGAGGCTGTAAAACTTATAAATTATTATATTAAAAATAATATATCATTTAACCAAGAAACTACTCTTTCAGGTAAAAGTATTGTTAGAAATATAAGAAAAGCAAAAGAAAAGGGATTTTATGTAGTTATGAATTTTATTGGAGTAGATAGTCCTGAAGTTGCTAAAGAAAGAGTTAGAATTAGAGTTTTAGAAGGTGGGCATGGAATTTCAGAAGAGACTGTGGAAAGAAGATATTATGAATCATTAGAAAATTTAAAGATATTGATGCTTGTCTGTGATGAAACAAATATATATGATAATACAAAACAAATTGAGGAAATAGCCTATTTGATTAATGGGGCTATTAAATGGAAAAGTAAAAATATGCCTAAATGGAGTAGGAAAATTCTAAAGTGA
- a CDS encoding phage major capsid protein, whose product MSLKEILKQKLDSQAAIVQGAINAARAMNEEEQKLYDDLEVEIKNLEKTIEAEDKLKEREKLNKTPVNEPIYAKPKDPNEKKWKGGMGEFLQAVAKASSPGGIMDNRLIYQNSASGLNESVTSEGGFMLENDFIQDMFDVMMSESQVANRIRMIPIGANTNRLRALGIDETSRANGSRWGGVQAYWIAEAETVTKSKPKFREIDMALQKLLALCYVTDDLLQDATALEAIVKQAYADEMSFKIDDAIINGSGVGMPLGVLNSDALVTVAKEKDQAAGTIKYENILKMWSSVPARLRANAVWYINQEIEPQLYTMALNIGTGGAPVFLPSGGASSSQYSTLLNRPIIPIEQCSVLGKKGDIILADPTQYIGIDKKAPTADVSIHVRFLYDEQVFRFIYKFNGTPYRNKPITPYKGANSLSPFVTLADR is encoded by the coding sequence ATGAGTTTAAAAGAAATATTAAAACAAAAACTTGACTCACAAGCAGCTATAGTACAAGGCGCAATTAATGCAGCAAGAGCAATGAATGAAGAGGAGCAAAAGTTATATGATGATTTAGAGGTAGAAATTAAAAATCTTGAAAAAACAATAGAAGCAGAAGACAAGCTAAAAGAAAGAGAAAAGCTTAATAAGACACCAGTCAATGAACCTATATATGCTAAACCTAAAGATCCTAATGAAAAGAAATGGAAAGGCGGCATGGGAGAATTTCTTCAAGCTGTAGCAAAGGCATCTTCACCTGGTGGAATAATGGATAATAGACTCATATATCAAAATTCAGCATCAGGTTTGAATGAAAGTGTAACGTCTGAAGGCGGCTTTATGCTGGAAAATGATTTTATACAGGATATGTTTGATGTTATGATGTCAGAAAGCCAGGTTGCAAATAGAATAAGGATGATTCCAATAGGTGCAAATACCAACAGACTCAGGGCTCTCGGCATTGATGAAACCAGCAGGGCTAACGGGAGCAGGTGGGGTGGAGTCCAGGCTTACTGGATAGCTGAAGCAGAAACTGTTACAAAGTCAAAGCCTAAGTTTAGAGAAATTGATATGGCACTTCAGAAATTACTGGCACTTTGTTATGTTACAGATGACTTACTTCAGGATGCAACAGCTCTTGAGGCAATAGTAAAACAAGCTTATGCTGATGAAATGAGCTTTAAGATTGATGATGCAATTATTAATGGAAGTGGTGTTGGAATGCCGCTTGGGGTGTTAAATTCAGATGCACTTGTAACTGTAGCAAAAGAGAAAGATCAAGCAGCAGGAACTATAAAGTATGAAAATATACTTAAAATGTGGAGTTCAGTGCCTGCAAGGCTTAGAGCTAATGCTGTGTGGTATATTAATCAAGAAATAGAACCACAGCTTTACACAATGGCACTTAATATAGGAACAGGAGGAGCACCAGTATTTCTACCGTCTGGAGGAGCTTCAAGTTCACAGTACAGCACTCTTTTAAATAGACCAATAATTCCAATAGAGCAGTGTTCTGTGCTTGGTAAAAAAGGAGACATCATACTTGCAGATCCAACCCAGTATATAGGAATAGATAAAAAAGCACCAACAGCAGATGTATCAATACATGTGAGATTTTTATATGATGAGCAGGTGTTTAGATTTATTTATAAATTCAATGGTACTCCTTATAGAAATAAACCAATTACGCCTTATAAGGGAGCTAATTCTTTAAGTCCATTTGTTACTTTGGCTGACAGATAA
- a CDS encoding head maturation protease, ClpP-related, with protein MSKGKKFWTFNAKENSNEGELLLYGDISDSTWWGDEITPKNFKEELDSLGDIKTLNVYINSGGGDVFAGQAIYSMLKRHSATVNVYVDGLVASIASIIAMAGDNVKMPKNAMLMVHNPWSFGMGNANDFRKLADDLDKVRESMISVYEDKTGMEKESIVELLDAETWMTAEEAVEFGFADEIEEEKQVAASLNNRIFAIDGLKVDITRYKNLQVGKIQFKESIPSESKVNKIKKEQPVNIEEIKEKVTDNNKISAAKDEKQVPIDLYKKLNEIHERRFSI; from the coding sequence ATGAGTAAAGGTAAGAAGTTCTGGACATTTAATGCAAAAGAAAATAGTAATGAAGGAGAACTGCTTTTATATGGAGATATAAGTGATTCTACTTGGTGGGGAGACGAAATTACACCTAAAAATTTTAAGGAAGAATTAGATTCACTTGGGGATATTAAAACCTTAAATGTTTATATAAACAGCGGCGGCGGTGATGTATTTGCAGGACAGGCGATATATTCAATGCTAAAAAGGCATAGTGCAACAGTTAATGTTTATGTGGATGGACTTGTAGCAAGTATAGCTTCAATAATTGCTATGGCAGGAGATAACGTTAAAATGCCTAAAAACGCAATGCTTATGGTGCATAATCCTTGGTCTTTTGGTATGGGTAATGCAAATGATTTTAGAAAATTAGCTGATGATTTAGATAAAGTAAGAGAAAGTATGATCTCAGTATATGAAGATAAAACAGGAATGGAGAAAGAAAGTATAGTTGAACTGCTGGATGCAGAAACTTGGATGACAGCAGAGGAAGCAGTAGAATTTGGCTTTGCAGATGAAATTGAAGAAGAAAAACAAGTAGCAGCTTCGTTGAATAATAGAATATTTGCTATTGATGGATTAAAAGTTGATATTACTAGATATAAAAATCTTCAAGTAGGCAAAATTCAGTTTAAAGAGTCAATTCCAAGTGAAAGTAAAGTTAATAAGATTAAAAAAGAACAGCCTGTTAATATAGAAGAAATTAAAGAAAAAGTTACAGATAATAATAAAATTTCGGCAGCTAAGGATGAAAAGCAGGTTCCTATAGATTTATATAAAAAGTTAAATGAAATTCATGAGAGGAGATTTAGTATATGA
- a CDS encoding phage portal protein, whose product MKFIDRCKLFLTPQNALFEVLQKYSQDFLAGEDVPTADNSTIDANTAMSFTAVFACNRVLSETLASCPIFLYEKDSKGNRIQVTDAPEYQLMHYNPNPEMTPGQFKETGMSNMNLGGNFIAQKVFNLHGDLLELRPILWNRVRIDIDKDTGKLLYFIDGKTEPKTRDEILHIPGLTLDGYIGVTPLTYAALTIDIGLSQDKFERNFYLNRASTSGIFQYPNELGDEAFKRLKKDIKKNYTGLSNAGVPMILEGGGQFKEVTMKLTDAQFLESKRFRIEDVCRIFRIPLHLVQDLTRSTNNNIEHQSLEFIVYTMLPWFKRWEENLNLQLLSNESKRKNRYFEFKVDALLRGDAQTRASAYAQGRQWGWLSVNDIRRLENMDPIENGDIYLQPLNMSEAGTDDIENKDKELAEKIYEMISKGGEKHE is encoded by the coding sequence TTGAAATTTATAGATAGATGTAAGCTTTTTCTTACTCCACAAAATGCATTATTTGAAGTCCTGCAGAAATATTCTCAGGATTTTTTAGCTGGTGAAGATGTTCCTACAGCAGATAATTCAACCATAGATGCCAATACAGCTATGAGTTTTACAGCAGTTTTTGCTTGTAACAGGGTACTTTCAGAAACTCTTGCCAGTTGTCCTATATTTTTATATGAGAAAGACAGTAAAGGTAATAGAATTCAAGTTACAGATGCTCCAGAATATCAGTTGATGCATTATAATCCAAATCCAGAAATGACTCCGGGTCAGTTTAAGGAAACAGGAATGAGCAATATGAACTTAGGAGGAAACTTTATAGCTCAGAAGGTATTCAATCTCCATGGTGATTTATTAGAACTCAGACCTATTTTATGGAACAGAGTAAGGATTGATATAGATAAAGACACAGGAAAGCTGCTTTATTTTATTGATGGTAAAACTGAGCCGAAGACAAGAGATGAAATACTGCATATACCGGGTTTAACTTTAGATGGTTATATAGGAGTAACACCTTTAACTTATGCGGCATTAACTATTGATATTGGATTATCTCAAGACAAATTTGAAAGAAATTTTTATCTTAATAGGGCATCGACAAGTGGAATATTTCAGTATCCTAATGAACTAGGAGACGAAGCTTTTAAGAGATTAAAAAAAGACATAAAGAAAAATTATACGGGACTTTCCAATGCAGGAGTACCAATGATACTTGAGGGTGGAGGTCAATTTAAAGAAGTTACTATGAAACTTACTGATGCACAGTTTTTAGAATCCAAGAGATTTAGGATAGAAGATGTATGTAGAATATTTAGAATACCACTTCATTTGGTACAAGATTTAACAAGATCCACGAACAATAATATAGAACATCAGAGCCTAGAGTTTATTGTTTATACTATGCTCCCTTGGTTTAAAAGATGGGAAGAAAACTTGAATTTGCAGCTGCTTTCAAATGAATCAAAAAGAAAAAATAGATATTTCGAGTTTAAGGTGGACGCACTTTTAAGAGGAGATGCCCAGACTAGAGCTTCAGCTTATGCACAGGGCAGACAATGGGGTTGGCTAAGTGTAAATGATATAAGAAGACTTGAAAACATGGACCCGATTGAAAATGGAGATATATATTTACAGCCTTTAAATATGAGTGAAGCTGGTACTGATGATATAGAAAATAAAGATAAGGAATTGGCAGAGAAAATATATGAAATGATTTCAAAGGGCGGTGAGAAACATGAGTAA
- a CDS encoding terminase large subunit: MFDEEKAERVVNFINNLKHTKGVWHGVPFHLLPWQDKIIKDIFGTVKDNGYRKYNTAYVEIPKKNGKSEIAAAIALYLTCADNEWGAEVYGCAADRQQASIVFDVAVDMVDQCPALKKRIKPVISQKRLVYIPLGSFYQVLSSEAFSKHGLNVHGVIFDELHAQPNRELYDVMTKGSGDARMQPLFFLITTAGTDRNSICYEVHQKAEDILRGKKIDKTFYPVIYGTADNEDWGDEANWYKANPSLGYTIPIEKVRDAFNSAKENPAEENIFRQLRLNQWVKQSVRWMPMDVWNKCSFEVNIEKLKGRECYGGLDLSSTNDITAFVLVFPPITEDDKYYVLPFFWIPEDNLKLRVKRDHVPYDVWKKQGFLETTEGNVIHYAFIENFIDKLGTQFNIKEIAFDRWGAVQMVQNLDGLGFTVVPFGQGYKDMSPPTKELMKITLEQKIAHGEHPVLSWMMDNIFVRTDPAGNIKPDKEKSTEKIDGAVALIMALDRAIRHESKESVYEKRGMRSLLD, translated from the coding sequence ATGTTTGATGAGGAGAAAGCAGAAAGGGTAGTAAATTTCATAAATAATTTAAAGCATACAAAAGGTGTGTGGCATGGAGTTCCCTTTCATTTATTACCATGGCAGGATAAAATTATTAAAGATATATTTGGAACAGTTAAGGATAATGGATATAGAAAATACAATACAGCTTATGTAGAAATTCCAAAGAAAAATGGAAAAAGTGAAATCGCCGCAGCTATAGCTCTTTATCTTACCTGTGCAGATAATGAATGGGGAGCTGAAGTTTATGGATGTGCCGCGGACAGGCAGCAGGCTTCAATTGTTTTTGATGTGGCGGTAGATATGGTGGATCAATGTCCGGCACTTAAGAAAAGAATAAAGCCTGTAATATCTCAAAAGAGATTGGTTTATATACCTCTTGGAAGCTTTTATCAAGTTCTATCTTCAGAGGCATTTAGTAAACATGGACTTAATGTTCATGGAGTAATTTTTGATGAGTTACATGCACAACCTAATAGAGAATTATATGATGTTATGACAAAGGGCAGTGGTGATGCAAGAATGCAGCCGCTGTTCTTTTTAATTACAACCGCTGGAACAGATAGAAATTCTATATGCTATGAGGTACATCAAAAGGCGGAGGATATTTTAAGGGGCAAGAAAATCGATAAAACTTTTTATCCAGTAATTTATGGTACTGCAGACAACGAAGATTGGGGAGATGAAGCTAATTGGTATAAAGCGAATCCTTCTCTTGGATATACCATACCTATTGAAAAGGTTAGGGATGCTTTTAATAGTGCAAAAGAAAATCCAGCTGAAGAAAATATATTCAGGCAGCTTAGACTTAATCAATGGGTTAAACAGTCTGTAAGATGGATGCCTATGGATGTTTGGAACAAGTGCTCTTTTGAAGTTAATATTGAAAAACTTAAGGGCAGAGAATGTTATGGCGGCTTGGATCTTTCAAGTACTAATGATATTACTGCCTTTGTTTTAGTATTCCCTCCAATAACTGAGGATGATAAATATTATGTTTTACCTTTCTTCTGGATACCAGAAGATAATTTGAAACTTAGAGTAAAAAGAGATCATGTTCCCTATGATGTATGGAAGAAGCAGGGCTTTCTTGAAACTACAGAAGGAAATGTTATTCATTATGCTTTTATTGAAAATTTTATAGATAAACTTGGAACACAATTTAATATAAAGGAAATAGCCTTTGACCGCTGGGGAGCTGTGCAGATGGTTCAAAACTTAGATGGCTTAGGTTTTACTGTAGTTCCTTTTGGACAAGGATATAAAGATATGAGCCCACCAACAAAAGAACTTATGAAAATAACTCTGGAACAGAAAATAGCTCATGGGGAACATCCAGTTTTAAGCTGGATGATGGACAACATATTTGTAAGAACAGATCCAGCTGGAAACATAAAGCCGGATAAAGAAAAGTCTACTGAAAAAATAGATGGAGCTGTTGCATTAATAATGGCTCTTGATAGAGCAATAAGGCATGAATCTAAAGAATCAGTTTATGAAAAAAGAGGAATGAGAAGTTTACTTGATTAG